The bacterium DNA segment CATCGGCGATTTGCTTGTTGGATTTTCCGTCCGCCATTAATTGAACGACTTCCTGTTCTCTGGAAGTCAGGTAATCCTCTGTAATCCGTTCTGCGAGTTTGGAAGCAACTCTTCCCGGCAAATATTTTTTGCCTGCATTGATCTCACGGATTGCATGAAGCAGCTCATCGGGCTCCGAATCCTTTAACAAATAACTCAACGCGCCGGCTTTCAGCGCTCTATAGATATCTTCATTGCCGTCGAAAACGCTTAACACAATAAAACGCGCATCCGGAAATTCAGGACGCAAAGCGGCAATCACTTCCACTCCGCTCTGGTCGGGCAGGGACAGATCGAGAAGCGTAACATCGGGAAGATGCGTACGAAAGAGTTCCATCGCTTGCCTGGCGTCCCTTGCCTGAGCCACGACCGTCATGTCCGGTTCGCGAGAAATCATCGCGGCAAGTCCTTCGCGTACGACAGGATGATCATCAACCACGAGCACTCGTATCTTTTGGGTACTCATAATCGTCAATTCTTGCCTCTGGTAGGGGCAGGCCTTGTGCCTGCCCGCCACGGGCGACCACATGGGTCGCCCCTACTCCTCATGCTGGGACTTGAATCAGGATTTCGGTCCCTTTGCCATTCTGACTGCGAATGGCAAGAGAGCCTCCGATCTTTTCAGCCCTGCTCTGCATTCCGGCTAAACCGAGTCCTTGATCCTGGTCGCTTTTCCATTTTGGACTCTTCAAACCGTGACCGTTATCGCACACACGAAGTTCAATTTGCTCCGGTGCGAAAATCAAATGAATTCCGATTTCGCGCGCATTGCTGTGTTTTAAAGCATTTGAAATTGCTTCTTGAGCGATTCTCAAAAGATTCAATTCTACTTCTTTCGAAAGCGTTCTTGGCGTGCCTTTCAAATTGCATTCCACTTTCACGGTAGCTCCATTTGCCAATTGTTGTGTGAGTTTTGACAGCGCCTGATACAAATCACTGCGTTCCAGCAAAAGCGGATGGAGCGCGCGCACGGATCGCCGCGTTTCCTCCAGACTATCGCGGGCTTGATTCGATGCGTGTTGCAGATGCTGCCTGGCATCCAGCGGCGAATCCCCCAGCACACGTTTCGCCGCGTCGATTTGCACCACAATACCGGCGAGTCCTTGCGCAAGATTATCGTGAAGATCCTGCGCAATTCGATTTCGCTCCTCCAGAATCGCGGCTTCCCGCGCTGTTTCCTGTAACATCGAAGTTCGTTCAACCACTTTCGCTTCCAGAATTGCGTTTTGCTGAACCAGCTGCCGTAATCGAAATCTCGTGATCGCCCATGCAACAACGACAAACCCTATGACGCATGCAACAAGAAACCATCTGGTCTGATAGAAATACGGATTTATGCGAAACGCATAGACCGCTCCCGTTTTGTTCCAGACGCCATCCTTATTCATGGCGATCACGCGAAACTGGTAATCCCCGGGAGGTATGTTGGTGTAGTAAGCGGTCCGGCGCGTTTCCGCTTTCACCCATTTTCTGTCAAATCCTTCCAATTTATATTGGAAGACGATTCCCTCAGGGTCTGCGAAATTGATTCCTGTGTACTGGAATTCCAAGTCTCTCGTTCCCGGCTCAAACTCGTTCCACCGCGACGCATGAACGGATTTGCGATCGGCGCGAACGCTTTCCATTACCACGCGTGGCGCAATTAAGTTTTGTTTCATGCTGTTGGGATCTACGATCGCAAGCCCTTTCACTGTAGGGAACCAGAGAGAACCATCACGCATCTTCCAGCCCGAGTGTTGCGAACCTCCGTTACATTCGGTTTCCTTCATCCCTTCGGATGTGCCAAAGGATTCGCACTGATACGCCCGCATTTCTCCGCGCGCATATGCGTTGAGCTCTTTTCGATTCACGCGGAAAATGCCGTTGTTGGAGCTCAACCAGAGATTGTTTTTTTCATCTTCCAGGATTGCAAAGATCTTGTCATCAAAGAGTCCATTTTGAGTATTGAAAGTTTTGAAGCGCCCTCGTTCAAATCGATTGAGTCCACCACCGATCGTGCCGATCCAGAGCACACCATCGGCATCTTCGTAAATCGGGCCCGTAACATTGTAGGAGAGTCCGTCTTTGACTGTGTACTGTTGAAACCGTCCGTTACTGAATCTGCATAAACCGCCGCCGTAG contains these protein-coding regions:
- a CDS encoding response regulator transcription factor, which gives rise to MSTQKIRVLVVDDHPVVREGLAAMISREPDMTVVAQARDARQAMELFRTHLPDVTLLDLSLPDQSGVEVIAALRPEFPDARFIVLSVFDGNEDIYRALKAGALSYLLKDSEPDELLHAIREINAGKKYLPGRVASKLAERITEDYLTSREQEVVQLMADGKSNKQIADDLNVSEGTVKNHVTNVLEKLGVTSRSHAIVEALRRGIVHPANLYRKS
- a CDS encoding histidine kinase yields the protein MYFLILCLILIPTGVFAVDLHNTVLDFWNKGNGLPQNSVYAITQSRDGYLWLATQEGLVRYDGVRFSLFNRKNIPALKQNYLTAILEASDNNMWLGTFGGGVTRSGAGVSPATITTHEGLADDIVNDVFEASDHSIWICTMRGLNRWKEGKLKLYTLPHRRVSSIAEGPAGTLWIGTDGGLVQMKNGIFKTYTTEDGLSSNLIRIVRTGTDGSIWAGTSGGGLIQMKNGRLTIYDKRNGLANDDVTALNEDRHGTLWVGSMGCNLQRFQNGKFIDYERELSGKTVTSIYADAEENLWIGTLEGGLFRTRKSTIRTLMENNYTWSIYEDSKNTKWIGTSEYGLYQYKNGQFTEFGPLKGLSDPEVFTMAEDHEGTLWVGTREGVNWIRNGKISAFPLQKQLPNLFIRALFVTRDGAVWIGTYGGGLARYHDGKLRTYTTRDGLGNDFIRHIFEDRRGSIWISTYGGGLCRFSNGRFQQYTVKDGLSYNVTGPIYEDADGVLWIGTIGGGLNRFERGRFKTFNTQNGLFDDKIFAILEDEKNNLWLSSNNGIFRVNRKELNAYARGEMRAYQCESFGTSEGMKETECNGGSQHSGWKMRDGSLWFPTVKGLAIVDPNSMKQNLIAPRVVMESVRADRKSVHASRWNEFEPGTRDLEFQYTGINFADPEGIVFQYKLEGFDRKWVKAETRRTAYYTNIPPGDYQFRVIAMNKDGVWNKTGAVYAFRINPYFYQTRWFLVACVIGFVVVAWAITRFRLRQLVQQNAILEAKVVERTSMLQETAREAAILEERNRIAQDLHDNLAQGLAGIVVQIDAAKRVLGDSPLDARQHLQHASNQARDSLEETRRSVRALHPLLLERSDLYQALSKLTQQLANGATVKVECNLKGTPRTLSKEVELNLLRIAQEAISNALKHSNAREIGIHLIFAPEQIELRVCDNGHGLKSPKWKSDQDQGLGLAGMQSRAEKIGGSLAIRSQNGKGTEILIQVPA